Within the Streptomyces sp. NBC_00353 genome, the region CTGGAGTCGTAGTCGGAGAAGATCTTCTCCCAGATTTCTCCCAGCCGCGGAGCGTTCCCGGGCCGAGAGGCGGCGCGTCGGCAGATTTACAGAGGGCTCCCCTTAACCCCTCTCACCTGCAGCTTCTCCATCGCTAGACACTCCTGGGGCACACCTGGGGGAAGGTGCCCGGAGAACACCGCTTTAGGAGTTCCTTCCGGCGGTCCAAGGGCCGGGTATGCGGCTCGCTAGCGTCCTGCGCAGCGTCCGGCATCGACTTTCCTGGTACGGCAGGGTGCACCCGTGTTGCCGTCAAAGACTGCAGTCAGACCAGCGGTCTCGATGTCCTCCGGCGACAGAGTTCTTCAGGTGGTCACGTCACCTGAATGGCTGCCGCGATTCCCGACCATTCCGATCACGTGCCCGAGGGTCGTGGCACCCCGCTCCGATGCTGCCCGAGCGCGGTCCCGTAGCGGGCGGCGGTCAACGGCGCATCCCGTCCGCCGACACATGATGTGACGTCAGTCTGTATTTGGCGAAGGGCTACTGAGTTCACGTCAGGCATTCATCTGACAGCCTCAAAGGCAGGTTCGGCAGCCGTGTGGCGGCGCCGCGAACTGGGTCGCTTCTCTACCGCCCTCGGGAGACATCCGCCGAGGTGTCACACACCCACACGACGGCAGTCACTGTCTGTGCATGAACGAGCACTCTTAGGCTGATCTAGGTACGTTCATAGAGGGTTCTGATCGATCACCCCAGTCCACGCCGGATTGCCCAAGGGGTCCCACCCCAGCTGCATGAATGTCTTCGGTGCCGTTGGGGCCGATCTCAGGCAACCAATGGGCTGCGAAGTCCTTCCGGCACATCCAGTCACACAGGAGGTACGTCATGAGCGCTTTCTCGATCTTCAACGGCCGCGGTGGCCGAGGTGGTGGCCGTGGCGGCTACGGCGGACGTGGCGGTTACGGCGGACGTGGCGGTTACGGCGGACGTGGCGGCCGTGGCGGACGTGGCGGCCGTGGCGGCTACGGCGGACGTGGCGGTTACGGCGGCGGCTATGGCGGCGGCTACGGCGGCGGCTACGGCGGCGGCTACGGCGGCGGCTACTAAGCATCGCCGCCTCACCCGAGGATCGTCATCGGGGGGGCGACGGCGCGTCCCGTCCGTCGCCCCCCTTCCGCCGCATGCCCCCACCCGGCTCCCTCCCCGAGAAGAGGTGACCCTGCTTGGCGGACGCGACACACGCCGACTCGGCTCACATCAAGCCCGTGGCCCCGGCGGCCGAGGACAGTCCAGTGCCCCTTGCGGCGGCCGTGTCTTCGGCCGACGCGTTCCGCCGCTTCTGGCCGTGGGCACGCCCCGACCGGTACCGGCTCGCCGCGAGTGCCGTCCTTCTCATCGCGGGGTCCGCGGGTGAAGTCGCTTCGGTGTGGCTCTTCAAGAACCTGGTCGACCAAGTCCTGATCCCCCACCGGTTCACAGCGTTCCTGCCGCTGGCCGGACTCATGGCCGCCGTGGCTGTGGTCGCGGCGCACCACGGCATCCGCTTCGACCATTCGCAGGAAGCGAGCGATCTTCCACAACGCGCTCGGCTACGCGGTCGACGCCGGGCTTCTGCCCCAGAACCCTCCCGCCCAGGTCCAGTGGAAGGCACCTGAGCAGGTGGAAGAGGAGCTGGACCCCGCGACGGTGCCTGACCCTCGACAGGCGCTCGCGCTGCTCGATGAAGTAGAGAAAGTTCTACCGCGCTCGCTGACACCGAAGGTGAGCCGCTGTGGGCGAGTTGTTCACACCACCCCCAACTCGGTGTCGGGCCGGCAGTGGATGCAGGCCCGGATCCCGTCGGCGAGGGCGGCGAGGGCCCGCTCGCGAGTGATGGCGCGGTGGCGCTTCCCCGCGGCGTAGCAGCCGCCGACCCCGATGCTGAGCTCAATGATCCAGTCGGGGGTGGGCGGCCGCCGCTCCTCGCCCTGCTGCCGCTCCTTCTCCCGCTGCTCGACCGCCGCGATGGCCTCGCCGATGCGCTCTACCCACATGGCGTGCCAGGTCCGCAGAGTACGGAGGCGAGGAAGATCCGGCGGCAGGTAGGACACGTGTTCGATTGCAGTTCGGTAGGTGTGGACATTGGGCGCCACCTGATCCGTGGGCGGGTGCAGCCCAGTCATGAGCCTTCGTCCGCTCGGGTTTCGTGGGCACGCCGGCCACCAAGCAGGTTGCCACCGTGCGCGGTTGTACACCCTTGTTGATGTCAGCTACTGATGGCCGATGGGTCGCGTCACCGACCCCGCACCCGACAGCGCTGTCACCCGAATGGCGCAAGATGACGTGCCACCCACATGGGTGAAGATCAAGCTGAGTACTGTCCCACCCGAGGCAATGCGTGAAAGGGGAACCAAATGCGCATTCGACGAATCCTCGCCGCCGTCATCGCCACGGCAGCCCTCGCCGGACTCGGCCTCGCAGGCGCCGCCACCGCCACCGCCGCCACCGCCACCGCCGCCACCGCCACCAGCCCCGCCGAAAGCCCCACCCCGGGTGAGTGCGAGAAGGGCGGCGGAACGGTCGATCGGGCGACCAACACCTGCAGGGGCGGTACGTTCGACGGGCAGATGGTCGACTAAGCCCCACTAGGCGCCCCACAGCCACGCGCTGCGGGGCGCTCCGGCGCGAGCGTAGCCGGGAGAGTCGCAGGGACCATGCCGACCCGTCGGGCACGCTGGGTCCGAGTCGACCCGAAAACACGTGGCGGGTGGGAACTCCTCATCTCGGCTGCCAGCTCGCGGCTCGTCATGATGGGCGAAGGGACGGACTGGCGCTCGCCTTCGAGGGCGCGCTCGCCCATGATGAGCGCCTGTTTCAAGGCGAGTGCAGTACTGAGAGGGTCTACCGCAAGCAACTACGCCCCGTGATCTCTGAAGGCGCCGAAGCCATGGGCAACATCTTCAGTGCCGAGTCTGACGACGACTGACAGTGCACCGGAAACCTCTGATGGAGGCGCCATGGCTCCCACTTTGGCTCCCCGCCCGCCGCGTGCGCTTCTTAGCAGGCCCCTGACCTGCGTTGGAGGGACTGAGATGCTCGTGAAGACTGTTGTGGCGGGCTTAAGGAGCGTCTAAGAAGTGGCTCAGGAAACTCCACCGTGGGCCTCTGTCAGGGGCCTTGATGCGGCTGGGCCGTCCCGTCCGTGGTCGTCCGGGGGGAGCGCCTGATGTCGTGCTGGGTGGGTCGTCACCGCCACGGCCGACGTCAACGACGTCACGCAGATTCTGCCCCTGGTCGACGACATCCCGCCCGCCGTCCAGCAGATCCGGCGGACCACGCCGTCGACCCGACGCGTTGCTCCGTGACAAGGGGCTACGACAGGAACCCCGACTGGTGTGAGTTGCGCAAGCGCCGCATCCTGCCGGTGATCACCTGCAAGGGCGCCCCGAACATCAAGGGCCTGGGCAAGCTCTGTTACTGCAGGCAGCGTCGGCTGTGGCAGTGGTCGTACTTGGCGCATCGGGCGCATCCGCACTGACAGAAGAGCCGGCACGCGCGCGTAGTTTCTCGGCCCTGCCCGCCTTGCTACTCACAACCCCTTTCACCACCGTGAGCGGTCGGTCTGCTGATCGACTGTGTCGGTGGTGGCTGGGACGATCGGCGCATGACGACGATCGACTGGGACTCCGCCGCCGACTCCTTCGACGAGGAGCCCGACCACGGACTGCTCGATCCGGTGGTCCGGCACGCATGGGCGCAGCGGCTGGAGAGCTGGCTGCCCGGCGAGCGCTCCGACGTGCTCGACCTGGGATGCGGCACCGGAAGTCTGGCCCTGCTCGTCACCGGGCAGGGGCACCGCGTCACCGCCGTCGACCGGTCGCCGCGCATGGTCGAGCAGGCGCGGGCCAAGCTCGTCGGGACGGGTGCCGAGGTGCTGGTCGGGGATGCGGCCCGACCGCCCGTCGGGAAGCAGCAGTTCGACGTGATCATGGTCCGTCATGTGGTGTGGCTGCTGCCCGACCCCGCGGCGGCCCTGCGCCACTGGTTCGGACTGCTGCGGCCCGGCGGGCGGCTGCTGATGATCGAAGGGGTGTGGGGCGGGGTGGGTCTCTCCGCCGAGCAGCTGACCGGGCTCCTCGCCCCGCTCACCGAGCGCATCCACCACGAGCGGCTCTCCGACGACCCGGACCTGTGGGGCAAGCACGTTGACGACGACCGCTACGCCCTGCTGGCGCGCGCCGAACCGCCGTACCGGCACACCGAGATCGTCGATGTGCATCTGATCCTCCGTCGCGGCCCCGACGTCCTGCTCGCCCGCCGCGCCCGTACGGGATATGCGGACGGGCTGTTCAACGGCCCGTCCGGACACGTGGAGGACGGCGAGGACGTCCGCGAGGCGATGATCCGCGAGGCCGCCGAGGAGATCGGCGTCGAACTGGACCCGGACGAGCTGCGGGTCGCGCTGGTCATGCAGCACCGAGGCCCCGGCGGCGCCCCCCGGACCGGCTGGTTCTTCGAGGCGGAGTACGACCCCGCCCGCCCGCCGTACAACCGTGAACCGGAGAAGTGCTCCGGACTCGCCTGGTTCCCGCTGGACGCCCTGCCCGACGACATCGTCGCGTACTGCCGTGCGGGGCTGGACGGATACCGGGCGGGGGAGCGCTTCCTGATCCACTGGCACGAGGACGGCGACACCGTGGCCTACCAGCCGCACGGCATCCGCCGCGCGGTCCCGCTGCCGTCGGGCGGGGCCCGCACCGGCGGGGTGCACCACATCGAGCTGTGGGTGCCCGACCTGGCGGCGGCCGAGGCGGGATGGGGCTGGCTGCTCGGCGAGCTGGGCCATGTGCCGTACCAGAGCTGGGAGCGCGGCCGCAGCTGGCGGCGCGGCGACAGTTATCTGGTGATCGAGCAGTCGGCCGATCTGACCGCGGGACCGCACGACCGGCTCCGCCCGGGGCTGAACCACCTGGCGTTCCACGTCCGGGACCGGGCCACGCTGGACGCACTGGTGGCGCGGGCCCCGGACCACGGCTGGCGACTGCTGTTCCCGGACCGCCATCCGTACGCGGGCGGCGAGGGGCACTGCGCCGCGTATCTGGAGGACGCGGCGGGGTTCGAGGTGGAGCTGGTGGTGCGTTAGGGGGTGGCGCCGGACGGGCTCGGCGGTGCCAGCAGTCCTGCGAGCCCGCCCGCCAGGGCCAGGCGTTCCAGCTCGTCCAGCGCCCGGCGGGCCGCATCCGCAGCCGCCGGATCGCGTGCGGCCAGGCCGCTCTCCTCGAACTCGTCCTCATCCAGTCGCAGTACGGAGGAGCCGTCCGCCGACACCCACAGGTCGAGATCCAGGTCCTCCACGAGCAGTTCCCCGTCGCGCAGCACGGCGGGCCGGGTGATGTCGCAGTACCAGCCCTTCAGCGTCCCCCCGCCGGTACGGACCTCCTTCACCGCGAACCACCGGTCACGCCAGTAGTGCTCGGTGAAGACATCGCCCGGCTCGAACCGTACGAAGCCGAAGTCGCGCACGCCCGGCGCGGCCCACGGGGCCGTCACCGTCACCCGGATGCCGTCGTCGCGTACGACGTCCGCCGGGTAGCGGATCTTCGTCCGGCCCGCCTTCACCAGAGCGACCTCAACCGAGCTTGCGTACATGCCGTACCTCCGTGGCGCAGATCCTGTAGCCGAACCATGTGTTGATCGCCAGCATCGGGCCGTTGTCCGCGTCGTTGCCGGTGTACGCGTCCGTGTAGCCGGCCGCGCGTGCCCGGTGCAGCGAGTCGTTCTTGGCGAGCTTTGCCAGGCCCTGGTTGCGGTACGCCCTGCGGGTGCCCGTCATCCCCGACCAGTAGCGGGTCAGACCGTCGGTGTTCGCCGCGCTGAACGCCGCGACCTGACCGTCCACCACCGCGACCGAGGTGAGCTCCCGGTCGAGACCGGGGTTGTTCCACGTGTGCTGCAGCCAGTCCTCGTAGTCCGCGAGCTCGGCCGGGGTGTCGCTCGGCTCGTCCGCCGTGGACTCGGCGTCCGCCTCGAACAGCGGCCTCGGGTCGTCGGCGAAGTCGGCGGCCGTGCGCAGCTCCACACCGTTCGGAAGCTTCTGACGGGGCGGCAGGGTGCCGTGGGCCAGGCCGAGATGGAGGAAGTGCGCCGGGCGGCTCGGCGTGTAACCGCGCTTCTCGGCGAAGACCCGGTTCGCCGGTTCGTCGAGCACCCAGGTGTAGACGGCGACGGCCCCCGCACCGGCCAGATACTCCTCGGCGGTGCGCACCAGCAGCGAGCCTGCCCCGCGGCCCGCGCGCTGGGGGAGCGTGTAGGGATTGCAGAAGCCCTGCCCGGGCTCCGGGCTGTCATAGGCGATACCGACCTGCGCGGTGCCGATGATCTCCCCGTCCTCCTCGGCGATCAGCAGCCGGTACCGCTTGTCGGGGTGGGCGGTCGCCTGCTCGAAGACGACCTGCTCGGGCGTGGTCACCATGTACGGGAGTGAGGCTCGCCGCACCCGTACCCAGGCCTCGGCATCGGTGGGCAGGAAGTCGCGCACGATGACTGTCATGCGCCGGACGGTACGCGGCGGTCCGGCCCGGTCGCCTCCGAATTTCCGCCGGTGGGGGAGAATCGGTGTGTGACCTTGAAGATCGCCCTTGATCCGGACGCCGGCACCGCCCCGTACGAGCAACTGCGCACGCAGATCTCCGAACTGGCCCGGTCCGGCGAACTGCCCGTCGGCTACAGACTTCCGACCGTACGCGGCTTCGCCGAGGAGCTCGGCCT harbors:
- a CDS encoding DUF6233 domain-containing protein — protein: MTGLHPPTDQVAPNVHTYRTAIEHVSYLPPDLPRLRTLRTWHAMWVERIGEAIAAVEQREKERQQGEERRPPTPDWIIELSIGVGGCYAAGKRHRAITRERALAALADGIRACIHCRPDTELGVV
- a CDS encoding trifunctional class I SAM-dependent methyltransferase/NUDIX hydrolase/VOC family protein, with product MTTIDWDSAADSFDEEPDHGLLDPVVRHAWAQRLESWLPGERSDVLDLGCGTGSLALLVTGQGHRVTAVDRSPRMVEQARAKLVGTGAEVLVGDAARPPVGKQQFDVIMVRHVVWLLPDPAAALRHWFGLLRPGGRLLMIEGVWGGVGLSAEQLTGLLAPLTERIHHERLSDDPDLWGKHVDDDRYALLARAEPPYRHTEIVDVHLILRRGPDVLLARRARTGYADGLFNGPSGHVEDGEDVREAMIREAAEEIGVELDPDELRVALVMQHRGPGGAPRTGWFFEAEYDPARPPYNREPEKCSGLAWFPLDALPDDIVAYCRAGLDGYRAGERFLIHWHEDGDTVAYQPHGIRRAVPLPSGGARTGGVHHIELWVPDLAAAEAGWGWLLGELGHVPYQSWERGRSWRRGDSYLVIEQSADLTAGPHDRLRPGLNHLAFHVRDRATLDALVARAPDHGWRLLFPDRHPYAGGEGHCAAYLEDAAGFEVELVVR
- a CDS encoding GNAT family N-acetyltransferase, whose product is MTVIVRDFLPTDAEAWVRVRRASLPYMVTTPEQVVFEQATAHPDKRYRLLIAEEDGEIIGTAQVGIAYDSPEPGQGFCNPYTLPQRAGRGAGSLLVRTAEEYLAGAGAVAVYTWVLDEPANRVFAEKRGYTPSRPAHFLHLGLAHGTLPPRQKLPNGVELRTAADFADDPRPLFEADAESTADEPSDTPAELADYEDWLQHTWNNPGLDRELTSVAVVDGQVAAFSAANTDGLTRYWSGMTGTRRAYRNQGLAKLAKNDSLHRARAAGYTDAYTGNDADNGPMLAINTWFGYRICATEVRHVRKLG
- a CDS encoding DUF402 domain-containing protein, with translation MYASSVEVALVKAGRTKIRYPADVVRDDGIRVTVTAPWAAPGVRDFGFVRFEPGDVFTEHYWRDRWFAVKEVRTGGGTLKGWYCDITRPAVLRDGELLVEDLDLDLWVSADGSSVLRLDEDEFEESGLAARDPAAADAARRALDELERLALAGGLAGLLAPPSPSGATP